The Ictalurus furcatus strain D&B chromosome 5, Billie_1.0, whole genome shotgun sequence genome includes a region encoding these proteins:
- the spata6 gene encoding spermatogenesis-associated protein 6 isoform X1, whose product MGGLTPPGKPSRSRPRRKALKCTVELKLHAVTCPGVLLPSHEDIYLSVRMMGQYHKTKCVSSAFPLLLHESMVFTKTFSGAFDPGDIADHLENDTTCLELIQLVPPEGEILATFAENTRDFLYPGLNLIPQTPGSEREVLMKKSASFPGISPKVEFSTMSVIDECDMKSIRPAVSPRGASTCHVRRRNSKASVAEQCGYQRPTVASQSRCLSPYTHRRMCQLSDDATQRLRHLQLGPYTFKKDTAPQPPFVVPCSPNSSLIESPTPSTALQSSPKTNSSHQTSVRGHSLHVCPVSPGGKSTMFLSSPSHSRNLAYQSTPVSSRRRDQSPLLSRSTLRERFQSPSSPSQSQEIHRRVQKILHSHATPRKLSFEEQSEKGEYYQNKPGPSCHDSLRHSQLQADRVIPGEPSVHLDNGTFWTNKAAKYTGKSHRAVFEDSLGKIYKNLYRKASSPPHTVTHNAPGHSYLFQDG is encoded by the exons ATGGGAGGACTAACACCGCCCGGGAAACCTTCACGATCAAGACCACGACGAAAAGCTTTGAAATGTACTGTGGAACTAAAACTCCATGCT gtCACTTGTCCAGGGGTCCTTTTACCATCCCATGAGGACATCTACTTGAGCGTCCGGATGATGGGACAATACCACAAAACAAAGTGTGTCTCCTCTGCCTTCCCTCTTCTGCTGCATGAAAGCATGGTGTTTACTAAG ACCTTCTCAGGAGCATTTGACCCTGGTGATATAGCTGATCATCTGGAGA ATGATACAACCTGTTTGGAGCTCATCCAGCTTGTTCCCCCAG AGGGTGAAATTCTGGCCACATTTGCGGAGAACACCAGAGACTTCCTTTATCCAGGCCTTAACCTGATTCCACAAACCCCGGGTTCAGAGAGAGAAGTTCTCATGAAGAAATCTGCCTCGTTCCCG GGGATTTCACCCAAAGTGGAATTTTCAACCATGTCTGTTATTGATGAGTGTGATATGAAAAGTATCCGGCCAGCTGTCTCA ccACGTGGAGCTTCAACGTGTCATGTAAGACGTAGAAACTCAAAGGCAAGTGTAGCAGAACAATGTGGCTACCAGAGGCCTACAGTAGCATCACAGAGCCGCTGCCTATCACCATACACTCACCGTAGGATGTGTCAACTCTCTGACGATGCCACACAGCGCCTCCGCCACCTCCAGCTCGGACCCTACACCTTTAAGAAAGACACGGCCCCTCAGCCGCCTTTTGTG GTTCCTTGTAGTCCCAACTCTTCATTAATTGAATCTCCAACACCATCCACAGCTCTACAGTCTTCACCTAAAACAAACTCCTCCCACCAGACATCT GTTAGAGGTCATTCTCTGCATGTGTGTCCTGTATCTCCTGGGGGGAAGTCCACAATGTTCCTCAGCAGTCCCTCTCATTCAAGAAACCTTGCTTATCAGTCCACCCCTGTGTCCAGCAGGCGCAGGGACCAGAGTCCACTGCTCAGTCGCTCCACACTCAGAGAAAG GTTTCAGAGCCCATCCAGTCCCTCACAATCACAAGAGATCCACAGACGCGTTCAGAAGATTTTACACAGTCATGCCACTCCCCGCAAGCTCTCCTTT GAGGAGCAGAGTGAAAAAGGAGAATATTATCAGAATAAACCTGGTCCCTCCTGCCATGACTCACTGCGTCACAGCCAGCTACAAGCTGACAG GGTTATTCCTGGTGAGCCATCTGTTCATTTAGATAACGGAACATTCTGGACCAACAAAGCTGCCAAATACACCGGGAAGTCCCACAGAGCAGTGTTTGAGGACAGCCTTGGCAAAATCTACAAGAACCTGTACAGAAAGGCATCAAGTCCCCCACACACAGTGACTCACAATGCACCTGGACATAGTTACCTTTTCCAAGATGGCTAG
- the spata6 gene encoding spermatogenesis-associated protein 6 isoform X2, whose product MGGLTPPGKPSRSRPRRKALKCTVELKLHAVTCPGVLLPSHEDIYLSVRMMGQYHKTKCVSSAFPLLLHESMVFTKTFSGAFDPGDIADHLENDTTCLELIQLVPPEGEILATFAENTRDFLYPGLNLIPQTPGSEREVLMKKSASFPGISPKVEFSTMSVIDECDMKSIRPAVSPRGASTCHVRRRNSKASVAEQCGYQRPTVASQSRCLSPYTHRRMCQLSDDATQRLRHLQLGPYTFKKDTAPQPPFVVPCSPNSSLIESPTPSTALQSSPKTNSSHQTSVRGHSLHVCPVSPGGKSTMFLSSPSHSRNLAYQSTPVSSRRRDQSPLLSRSTLRERRSRVKKENIIRINLVPPAMTHCVTASYKLTGLFLVSHLFI is encoded by the exons ATGGGAGGACTAACACCGCCCGGGAAACCTTCACGATCAAGACCACGACGAAAAGCTTTGAAATGTACTGTGGAACTAAAACTCCATGCT gtCACTTGTCCAGGGGTCCTTTTACCATCCCATGAGGACATCTACTTGAGCGTCCGGATGATGGGACAATACCACAAAACAAAGTGTGTCTCCTCTGCCTTCCCTCTTCTGCTGCATGAAAGCATGGTGTTTACTAAG ACCTTCTCAGGAGCATTTGACCCTGGTGATATAGCTGATCATCTGGAGA ATGATACAACCTGTTTGGAGCTCATCCAGCTTGTTCCCCCAG AGGGTGAAATTCTGGCCACATTTGCGGAGAACACCAGAGACTTCCTTTATCCAGGCCTTAACCTGATTCCACAAACCCCGGGTTCAGAGAGAGAAGTTCTCATGAAGAAATCTGCCTCGTTCCCG GGGATTTCACCCAAAGTGGAATTTTCAACCATGTCTGTTATTGATGAGTGTGATATGAAAAGTATCCGGCCAGCTGTCTCA ccACGTGGAGCTTCAACGTGTCATGTAAGACGTAGAAACTCAAAGGCAAGTGTAGCAGAACAATGTGGCTACCAGAGGCCTACAGTAGCATCACAGAGCCGCTGCCTATCACCATACACTCACCGTAGGATGTGTCAACTCTCTGACGATGCCACACAGCGCCTCCGCCACCTCCAGCTCGGACCCTACACCTTTAAGAAAGACACGGCCCCTCAGCCGCCTTTTGTG GTTCCTTGTAGTCCCAACTCTTCATTAATTGAATCTCCAACACCATCCACAGCTCTACAGTCTTCACCTAAAACAAACTCCTCCCACCAGACATCT GTTAGAGGTCATTCTCTGCATGTGTGTCCTGTATCTCCTGGGGGGAAGTCCACAATGTTCCTCAGCAGTCCCTCTCATTCAAGAAACCTTGCTTATCAGTCCACCCCTGTGTCCAGCAGGCGCAGGGACCAGAGTCCACTGCTCAGTCGCTCCACACTCAGAGAAAG GAGGAGCAGAGTGAAAAAGGAGAATATTATCAGAATAAACCTGGTCCCTCCTGCCATGACTCACTGCGTCACAGCCAGCTACAAGCTGACAG GGTTATTCCTGGTGAGCCATCTGTTCATTTAG
- the dnttip2 gene encoding deoxynucleotidyltransferase terminal-interacting protein 2 — translation MVATRRGTRVSLPAKNTNDEAPATPVSITRRTRHRIVLVTTQSQSEQTSDSQQDEAEEQNIAPAEPASSPKRETRGSKCRPTAKLPESTHEADVSESESCCSVASDIQWTTRSRRKATVRVKPTTGYEQDASKAESSSSSLGKTPRRSTRGQKKPVPVLESVISQEDEHSEAESCSSAASLSTRVTRSCRKPAVAEGAAHSEADSCSSVVSGPQGSTVRRSTRIRVKVTEPIPIHLEQSETAEASAALEPRGRRGKAKSVEKDQAYDSEGCQSGPSLSPRRSTRSQVADTDAESISTAYTSLDSPCSTRDRGTPCSSRTGSASSNRAVRVSRSRSVRVTLDVINMPSLASRSVKKDSEENEPEMDQADTTEDIPCPSLNASKSDMEDVEEMEEDANNKTVIAADQKCSIAEVNNWDLILTIDEDEVVKPESRQDISSETEKNVEECQKIADETMETHEAGSVQEVQVMEDESSSMSVTPQKSVTGSEEDQTNLTAAPDTEVQQSSDSAEHDKNLKVLGEPEEKVEATKEMADMAADEGAITVDHRPSEEGVMENTSNEEGSSSSSEASKVSIEKTKPVKGCVSLLDSSEDEESDDDDDDDGFSVDVDNDEAVDLESEDKMCSSEDQPGPSAAPDSLTGNGLFVIDARPGWPPRQKYYINTTQNEDDDNVEDSKAAEDEDFIDEEGDDDEEEDEDSKVLFATRNPALNELSSSIDPGLKVKALGGLYINFDGSKSKSVSDNLKKLKDQKNQDELLKKSVIVADFEKKDTVPPYKESRHAAKLKRREERAKTTGDGWFNMRAPELTEDLKNDLKALKMRSAMDPKRFYKKNDREGFPKYFQVGTVVDNPIDFYHSRIPKKERKRTIMEELLADAEFRSFNKRKYREIMAEKAAAAAGKMNKKKYKLNKKK, via the exons ATGGTGGCCACCAGGAGAGGAACACGCGTGAGCTTACCAGCGAAAAACACAAACGATGAAGCCCCAGCGACACCg GTATCTATCACCAGAAGAACGAGACATAGAATAGTGTTGGTGACAACGCAGTCCCAATCCGAACAGACCAGTGACTCCCAGCAGGATGAAGCAGAAGAGCAGAACATAGCTCCAGCTGAACCAGCAAGTTCACCAAAAAGGGAAACTAGAGGTTCTAAATGTCGTCCCACAGCCAAACTGCCGGAATCCACACATGAAGCAGATGTGTCTGAATCCGAATCTTGCTGTTCTGTGGCCTCAGATATCCAGTGGACCACTCGAAGCAGAAGGAAAGCAACAGTCCGAGTGAAACCTACAACTGGTTATGAACAGGATGCGTCTAAAGCTGAATCTAGTTCTTCATCATTGGGTAAAACGCCACGCAGATCCACAAGAGGTCAGAAGAAACCTGTTCCTGTTTTAGAGTCCGTCATTTCACAGGAAGATGAGCACTCAGAGGCTGAGTCCTGCAGCTCTGCGGCATCTCTGTCCACAAGGGTCACGAGGAGCTGCAGGAAGCCTGCTGTTGCTGAAGGCGCAGCTCACTCCGAGGCTGATTCTTGCTCGTCTGTAGTTTCTGGcccacagggatccactgtcCGCAGGTCCACACGCATCAGAGTGAAGGTCACCGAGCCGATCCCCATCCACTTGGAGCAAAGCGAAACTGCAGAGGCTTCTGCTGCTCTTGAGCCAAGGGGGCGCAGAGGCAAAGCAAAGTCTGTTGAGAAAGACCAGGCATATGATTCTGAGGGATGCCAGTCTGGCCCTAGCTTGAGTCCTAGAAGATCCACTCGTAGTCAGGTAGCTGATACTGATGCAGAATCAATATCGACTGCGTACACATCTCTTGATAGTCCTTGTTCTACACGGGACAGGGGAACCCCTTGTAGTAGCCGAACTGGCTCAGCTAGCAGCAACCGGGCTGTTCGAGTTTCTAGATCGAGAAGTGTTAGGGTGACGTTAGATGTGATTAATATGCCTTCGTTGGCCTCCAGAAGTGTCAAAAAGGACAGTGAAGAAAATGAACCTGAGATGGATCAGGCTGATACTACAGAGGATATTCCTTGCCCATCTCTAAATGCATCAAAGTCTGACATGGAGGATGTAGAGGAGATGGAGGAAGatgcaaataataaaacagttatTGCTGCAGATCAAAAATGTTCCATTGCTGAGGTGAATAATTGGGATCTTATTCTAACCATTGATGAGGATGAAGTGGTTAAACCTGAGAGCAGGCAAGACATTTCTTCTGAGACTGAGAAGAATGTTGAGGAATGTCAGAAGATTGCAGATGAGACCATGGAAACACATGAGGCTGGCTCTGTGCAGGAAGTCCAAGTCATGGAAGATGAATCAAGTTCCATGTCAGTGACGCCCCAAAAGAGTGTCACGGGGTCTGAAGAGGATCAGACAAACCTCACAGCAGCACCTGATACTGAAGTCCAGCAAAGTTCTGATTCAGCCGAACATGACAAGAATTTAAAAGTACTTGGTGAACCTGAGGAAAAAGTGGAAGCAACCAAGGAGATGGCAGACATGGCGGCTGATGAAGGCGCCATTACAGTTGACCACAGACCTTCAGAGGAAGGTGTGATGGAAAACACGTCTAATGAGGAAGGATCTTCGTCAAGCTCAGAAGCATCTAAGGTGAGTATCGAGAAGACCAAGCCTGTGAAGGGATGTGTCAGCTTGCTGGACAGCAGTGAGGATGAGGAgagcgatgatgatgatgatgatgatggattcTCAGTGGATGTAGATAACGACGAGGCTGTGGACTTGGAAAGTGAGGATAAAATGTGCTCTTCTGAGGATCAGCCAGGTCCTTCTGCTGCACCAGACTCACTCACGGGTAACGGGCTATTTGTTATCGACGCGCGTCCTGGATGGCCGCCCCGTCAGAAGTACTACATTAATACTACACAGAATGAAGATGATGACAATGTCGAGGACTCCAAAGCAGCTGAGGATGAAGATTTTATTGACGAGGAgggagatgatgatgaggaggaggatgaagactCAAAAGTACTCTTCGCTACTAGGAATCCAGCACT gaATGAGTTATCCAGTTCTATTGACCCAGGGTTGAAAGTAAAGGCTCTTGGTGGATTATATATCAACTTTGATGGCAGCAAATCCAAATCGGTCTCTGACAACCTGAAAAAGCTGAAAGATCAGAAGAATCAGGATGAG TTGCTGAAGAAGAGTGTGATTGTTGCAGACTTTGAAAAGAAAGACACTGTGCCACCATACAAAGAATCCAGACATGCTGCTAAATTAAAGCGCAGG GAGGAGAGAGCTAAGACCACAGGGGATGGCTGGTTCAACATGAGAGCTCCTGAATTAACAGAGGACCTGAAAAATGATCTCAAGGCTCTAAAGATGCGTTCAGCCATGGACCCAAAGCGCTTTTACAAGAAGAACGACAGAGAAGGATTTCCCAAATACTTTCAA GTTGGAACAGTGGTTGATAACCCCATAGACTTCTACCATTCCCGAATTCctaagaaagagaggaagaggactATTATGGAAGAATTGCTTGCTGATGCAGAGTTCAGAAG TTTTAACAAGAGGAAGTATAGAGAGATCATGGCagaaaaagcagcagcagcagctggaaagatgaataaaaagaagtataaattgaataaaaagaaatga